From Halorientalis litorea:
GAGCAGTTCCAAACCGTCGGCGACGACGTCGTTCGCGCGACCCCCCTCGAGGTCCATTACGACGCCGACGCCACAGTTCGACCGTGCGTCGGTCGGGTCCGCGAGCCCGGCGTCGCCCGCAGACTCATCAGTAGTCCGTTGTCCAACCATACGCAGTACTTTGACTGGCGAACAAAGAGCCTGTCCCTGAAGGGCTAAGGGTCTGTTAAACTCAAATAAGGTAATATAATCACCCACCACATAATACTGACACTCCGTGACGGTACGAGCCACCTACACGCCCCTGTGGTGTCGTTTTCCGCGTCGCACGCGTGTCGCTACCCGAATACGAAACGCAACACGTTTCGCGTTCACAGTCACTGCGCGACGGCAGACCGACTGGACGACGCGTTTCTGCGGGCAGAACAGGGCGGGTGTCCCGAGGATGTGGCCCGGGGCGGCGCGCGGCCGGACACGGCTGTCCTGACGACGACAGCACCGAGAAAAACGGCCGAACCCTCCTCCGTCAGTAGCTCTTGGCGAAGTAGGCGGTCTCTTCTGCGCCGTCCCCACAGATGGCGCACTCGTCGCCGATGGGTTCGGCGTCCCTGTCGAGGGGGACCATCACGATTTCGGCGGCGATGGCCTTCTTGATGGGGTTCTCACAGTCCTCGTCACCACACCACGGGGCCTTGACGTAGCCCCCGTGTTGGCCGATGGTCCCGAGGATGTCCTCGCGGCTGTGGGCCTCGCGGACGTTGTTTTCGAGTGTCTCCTCGGCACCGGCTTTCAGTTTGGCGAACACGGTGTCGAGGTGGTCCTCGACGGTTTCGACGAGGCCGTCGCGGGCGACGGTTTCCGACTCGCCGTCGGGACGGTGGTTGAGCGTAATCTCCCCGTTTTCGACTTCGTTGGGGCCGACTTCGATGCGGAGCGGGACGCCGTTGAGCTCCCACTCGTTGAACTTGAAGCCGGGGTTGCGCTCGTCCCTGTCGTCGAGGTGGACGCGGAACTCGTCGTCGAGGTCCGCGGCCAACGCCGCCGCGTAGTCGAGAACCTCGTCTTTCGTGTCCTCCTGCCAGATGGGGACGACGACGACCTGTTTGGGCGCGAGCGCGGGCGGAACGACGAGGCCTTGGTCGTCGGAGTGTGTCATCACGAGCGCGCCCAGCGCGCGCCACGAGAGGCCCCACGAGGTGGTGTGGGCCGTCTGCTCGTCCTCGTCCTCGTCGACGTACGTCACGTCGTAGGCCTCCGCGAAGGAGGTGCCGAGGTAGTGGGAGGTCGCTCCCTGCACGCTCTTGCCGTCGGGCATCAGGGCCTCGACGGTCGTCGTCGTGTGCGCGCCGGGGAACTTGTCGTGTTCGGGCTTGCGGCCCCGGAGAACCGGGATACCCAGTACGTCCTCGTAGAGTCGCTCGTATTGGTCGAGACGAGTCATCGCCTCGTCCCACGCGCCGTCCTCGTCCTCGTGGGCGGTGTGACCCTCCTGCCAGAGGAACTCCTTGGTCCGGAAGAAGGGCTTGGTCTCGGTGGCCTCCCAGCGGACGACTGAACACCACTGGTTCACGCGGTGGGGCAGGTCACGGTGGCTCCGGGTCCACTGTGCGAGGAAGGGCGTGATGATGCTCTCGCTGGTGGGCCGCACCGCGAGGCGCTCTTCCAGTTCCTCGTAGCCGCCGTGAGTGACCCACGCGACTTCGGGGTCGAACCCCTCTACGATGTCTTTCTCCTTCTCCAGATACGACTCGGGGATGAACATCGGGAAGTAGGCGTTGGTGACGCCCGTGTCTTTGAACCACGAGTCCAGATGCGACTGGAGGTTCTCCCAGAGCGCGTAGCCGCGCGGTCGGGTGACGATGAACCCCCCCATCGGCGCGTAGTCCGCCAAGCCTGCCTTCTGGACGACTTCGGCGTACCACTCGCCGGTGGCGTGTTCCTTGCTCTCGGTGATGCCGAGGTCCTGCTCGTCGCTCATATCCGGTTGTCCGCCAGCGTGCTAATAAACCCGCCGTGTCGGGCCTCAGAAGGGGTGGGTCACACTGTCACTACAGCGCGAAAATACATTTACATCAAGAAGGTCAAGTGTAAAATATGGACAACGAACCGCCACGCACGGACGAGGTGCTGGACGCTCTCGCTAGCCAGCGTCGGCGTCGTGTTCTCGCCTACCTCCGCGAACACGGTGACGCCACCCGGGAAGAACTCGCCGACGTGTTGACCGGGTGGCTGGCGACGGACCGGGCGTCCGGGCGGGCGGACGCCGAAGACCACGCCCGGATAGCCATCTCGCTCTCACACGTCGCCCTCCCGAAACTCGACGACGCGGGGTTGGTGGCCGTCGAGGAAGAAACCGACACCGTGGCCCTCGAAGCGACGGCACCGTGGGTCGAGACGTGTCTCGATGCAGTTCTCGACGCCGACACGGGGACGGACGACAGGGTGGTCCGACCGTGGTCCGAGTCGGAGGACGCCTGACGGCCGATGACACTCTGCGACATCTTCGCCGGGATGGGTGCGCGACGGCGGACCGTCACCGTCTACAATGCCGACCCCGTCCCGGAGTTGGACGCGTACTTTACGGACTGGAACGTCGAACTCCGTTTCGACCGCCTCCCCGGCGACACGGACGAGGCGTTCGTGACGGTTCGTGCGGGCGGCGAGTTCCTCGGGAGCGTCGACATCGAGGTCCTGACACCGCTCCTCGAACCGGGCGGGGACCGGGCGTGGGACGACGAACCGCTACCGCCGACCGACGCGTTCCTCAGACTGCTCGACGGCACGACGTTCCGCACCGACGACCGCGACCACCTACTTGCGGTCAGCCGCGAGTTCGAAGACCGCGCGTGGCGTGTCGGCGACGGACACCTCCACGCCGGATTCCAGCGACCTGCGGCGTTCCGCACCCAGTGCGACGCCTACGCCCGCCTCGCCGACCGCGGCCTCGACGTTCACCTCTACGCCGA
This genomic window contains:
- the proS gene encoding proline--tRNA ligase, which translates into the protein MSDEQDLGITESKEHATGEWYAEVVQKAGLADYAPMGGFIVTRPRGYALWENLQSHLDSWFKDTGVTNAYFPMFIPESYLEKEKDIVEGFDPEVAWVTHGGYEELEERLAVRPTSESIITPFLAQWTRSHRDLPHRVNQWCSVVRWEATETKPFFRTKEFLWQEGHTAHEDEDGAWDEAMTRLDQYERLYEDVLGIPVLRGRKPEHDKFPGAHTTTTVEALMPDGKSVQGATSHYLGTSFAEAYDVTYVDEDEDEQTAHTTSWGLSWRALGALVMTHSDDQGLVVPPALAPKQVVVVPIWQEDTKDEVLDYAAALAADLDDEFRVHLDDRDERNPGFKFNEWELNGVPLRIEVGPNEVENGEITLNHRPDGESETVARDGLVETVEDHLDTVFAKLKAGAEETLENNVREAHSREDILGTIGQHGGYVKAPWCGDEDCENPIKKAIAAEIVMVPLDRDAEPIGDECAICGDGAEETAYFAKSY
- a CDS encoding DUF7344 domain-containing protein; its protein translation is MDNEPPRTDEVLDALASQRRRRVLAYLREHGDATREELADVLTGWLATDRASGRADAEDHARIAISLSHVALPKLDDAGLVAVEEETDTVALEATAPWVETCLDAVLDADTGTDDRVVRPWSESEDA
- a CDS encoding DICT sensory domain-containing protein, coding for MTLCDIFAGMGARRRTVTVYNADPVPELDAYFTDWNVELRFDRLPGDTDEAFVTVRAGGEFLGSVDIEVLTPLLEPGGDRAWDDEPLPPTDAFLRLLDGTTFRTDDRDHLLAVSREFEDRAWRVGDGHLHAGFQRPAAFRTQCDAYARLADRGLDVHLYADGAWDAPGVEGASVTTTTDGELGRYWFVAFDDGDRPDDTSQACALLAEEHQPGSYVGYWTYDPEWVRDLTDYLTETYGE